Proteins encoded by one window of Cylindrospermum stagnale PCC 7417:
- a CDS encoding prolipoprotein diacylglyceryl transferase: protein MNFPVYFWLGSLQIHPHILFESLAYTVALRLLLRNVGKKDLIAPSQRSSVMVGGMVGALIGAKVLVGLQHLDLIWQNPQEFLFIFLQGKTVVGALLGGLIGVEITKKIIGVRQSTGDAFVYPLIVGTAVGRIGCFLTGLSDRTYGVATTLPWGVDFGDGISRHPTQLYEIMFLICLIVFLQFRRRYRYENGDLFKFYLVLYLSFRFLIDFLKPDFHPFLGISAIQFAALLAILYYHRSITKIFQIKKVY from the coding sequence GTGAATTTTCCCGTTTATTTTTGGTTGGGATCTTTACAGATTCATCCGCATATTTTATTTGAGTCTTTGGCTTATACCGTTGCCTTGCGTTTATTATTGCGTAATGTTGGTAAAAAAGATTTAATTGCACCCAGTCAACGCAGTTCTGTGATGGTTGGCGGTATGGTGGGCGCTTTAATTGGTGCTAAGGTATTGGTGGGGCTGCAACATCTCGATTTAATTTGGCAAAATCCCCAAGAATTTTTATTCATATTCCTGCAAGGGAAAACTGTAGTTGGGGCACTTTTGGGTGGTTTGATTGGTGTGGAAATCACCAAAAAAATCATTGGCGTTCGTCAGTCTACTGGTGATGCGTTTGTCTATCCGTTGATTGTGGGTACAGCGGTGGGCCGGATTGGTTGCTTTCTGACGGGGTTAAGCGATCGCACTTATGGAGTTGCCACTACATTGCCTTGGGGTGTCGATTTTGGCGATGGGATTAGTCGCCATCCTACACAATTATATGAAATTATGTTTCTCATATGTCTAATTGTGTTTTTACAATTTCGTCGTCGCTATCGCTATGAAAATGGTGATTTATTTAAATTTTATTTAGTTTTATATTTAAGCTTTCGATTCCTGATAGATTTTCTTAAGCCTGATTTTCACCCATTTTTAGGAATAAGCGCGATTCAATTTGCTGCTTTATTAGCTATTTTATATTATCATCGTAGTATTACCAAAATATTCCAAATAAAAAAAGTTTATTAG
- a CDS encoding four-helix bundle copper-binding protein, with protein sequence MMMMMTETMTTEMQTCMNACMECQKMCMETMTYCMSKGGRYMDMSMMSMMRDCSEMCMMCMSMMMGGSEFMGRTCMLCAEMCERCAMACEMMSDDAKMMECAAACRKCAESCRSMQMMPA encoded by the coding sequence ATGATGATGATGATGACTGAAACCATGACCACCGAAATGCAAACTTGCATGAATGCTTGCATGGAGTGTCAAAAGATGTGCATGGAAACCATGACTTACTGCATGAGCAAAGGCGGTAGGTATATGGACATGAGCATGATGAGCATGATGCGCGATTGCTCTGAAATGTGCATGATGTGCATGAGCATGATGATGGGCGGTTCTGAGTTCATGGGACGCACTTGTATGCTTTGTGCAGAAATGTGCGAACGTTGTGCAATGGCCTGCGAAATGATGAGTGATGACGCCAAAATGATGGAGTGCGCTGCCGCCTGCCGCAAATGTGCAGAATCTTGTAGATCTATGCAAATGATGCCTGCTTAA